Below is a genomic region from Primulina eburnea isolate SZY01 chromosome 9, ASM2296580v1, whole genome shotgun sequence.
tgtgtatatgtatatatatatatatatatatatatatatatatatatatatatatatatatatatatatatacacacacacaaaagagTGAGCAGCATATTTTGCCAAGTAAAACAGAATATCAAGAATCCCATGTGAATCTAAGCCTATCCCAACAAACTCAGGCACACAGCAACGGTAGACTTGTTCAAATTATAAACTTACTCTTCATTCTCAGTATGCAAGAACAAACTTATTTTTCATACCAAGAAATAAATCAAGAAATCACAAATAGTACACTATCCACACgtcaaaatcataaattttgCTGCATTTTGGTGTTGGAAAGAGGAGATCAAAGAACCGGATATGGCAGCTCGACAAGCCATAGAATGTCATACCAGGTAAGCCGCTCCACTATGACCTCGGttcaaatgaaaataaaatgataCGATCAAATTGCACGTATATGGTATACATGAAACCACCCCAACTTGATTGAATTTCCCAGTCAGAATTTAGTTCCGATTACAGATTCATAACATGGTGTTTCCCCCTCCTTGTTCAGGAGACCAAAGGCAAGAGCCTCATCAGAAGTACAGTTTCATATAGGTGGATCAGTCTTCACCCTGGATAAGGTAAAAACTATCTTTCAGCAAACGTCATTGACAAAATACGGGTAGGGCAATCTGCCTGTGCCAACTAAATCTAAGCCTTAACATGAAATCGAATTATTCACTTATATTCATTCTAGTGGCTAACCGTGAATTACTGCCAGGAACTTTTGGCCCCCAAATCAGAAAAACtagcaaaaattttaaaagagaGCACTCACGAAAATCCTTCCCTGTTGCTTCGTGATATCCCAGCTGATCCAGATTCTTTGGAGATTGTTGAAAGATTCTGCCTGGGATATGAAATCAACTTGAAGACAGAAAACGTAGTTCGTGTAGCCTGTGTTGCTCACTACCTTGGAATGACTGAAAACCACTGTCCTAACAATCTGCTAAACAAGACCTTCGTGTTTTTCGAGCAAGAGATTGTAACTAGCTGGAACAAATCCGTTCAAGCTCTAAAGACTGCAGAGAATGTTCTACAAGAAGCTTTACAGCTAGGCCTTGTTGATTACTGTGTGGAATCTGTTGTCTCAAAAGTGTTGGAAGATCCATGTTTACTAGGAGAACCGATAAAGAATTCTGTCTCTGATGACGATAGTGATGAGAATGGCAATGGTTTAAGGCAAGCAAGCGTGAGGAGGAAGCTTTTTGATCACGACAGGAAATCAGGAGATTTAACCATACTTTCATTGAGGTTGTATGAATATATCATATGTACGATGCTTCGACGCAAAGTTCCTCAAGAATATGTGGCTGCAAATCTTCGTGAGTATGCAAAGAAATGGTTATTTTACAAAAGAGGTGATGATGCGTTGGTTTATGCAGAAAATTCTCAAAGAGAAATAGTTGAGGTTTTGGAGGGACTGCTGCCGCATCAAAAGGGGGTTCTTCCCTGCACATTTCTCTTTGAAATGCTGCACTTTGCAATGGCACTCGGAGCAAAAACTGAATGCAAAAATGGGTTAGAAATCAGAATAGGAAAGCAATTAGATCATGCATCCGTGAAGGACTTGTTAATAACTTGTCAAGGATATTCAAAGGATGAAGGGTACGACACTGAATGTGTAACAAGGATTTTGAAGAATTTCTATAGCAACTATAAGGGACCAGACGATTCTGGACTAATATCAGTAGCTGAACTTATCGATGAATTCTTAGCAGAAATTTCAGCTGATATAGACTTGAAAACGACCACTTTCATGGCATTTGCTGATATGTCTGTTGCAGCATCATCAGGGACTCCAAGAACGTCCGATGGCATATACAGAGCTATTGACATCTACTTAGACAAGCACAGGTACTTGACAGAATCAGAAAAGGAGGAACTGTGTACATTTTTGGATTGTAACAAGATGACTCGAGAAGCATGCGAACATGCAGCTCAGAACAATAAGCTGCCAACTCGTGTGGTGGTGCAAGTGCTATTCATAGGACAGCTGAAACTGAGAGACGAAATTGCAAAAGAAGTGAAGCTTCATGGTGGTGGGTTGTTAAAGGTGGCAGAAGCAGAGGAACAGGGCGAGGAAGATGTGGTGACAGAAATCGAAGAGATCGGAAATAAAGTATTGGCGCTGGAGAAGGAGTGCAGTGCTATGAGGAGAGAAATTAGCTGCAAAAATGCGAAAAGCCCTAGAAAGAATATTTGGAAAGAAATGAAAAGGAAGTTGGGGTGTGCCACTACAAGTATACATGAATGCAACTGCCatgtgaagaagaagaaaaaggtGCATCCTAAATAGAGCTATGAATTTAATCTTGCTTACTACAAGATAATTAAGAATGCTCTCAGTGAATTTATTTTGAATTGGTGAGCAAAACCCAAATATTTTAATGCTTTCATGTAATGACTTTTCAAGTTTGACTTGGAATTTTCTATAGGCGCTACCCAAGTGTGAGACCAGCCATGATGGGTGAATTGTTGTTCCGTTTAATACTTTCTGTTATCACATCACTACTAATATGTCTTTAGAACTATACGTTTAATTCCTTTTTCCATAGCTTTTAGAACATAAGATTAGATTATTTGTTACCATGAACATGAAAGAAAAAAGAGATATGTTGTTACAGTAAACTGAAGGAATGTGAAGTGTTCATTTTATAAGGTGATTATGTGTATACTTTATGACCAAAATCATTATAGAATTCACTTGCACAAGGTATTAGCTCCCCAGGAATCTCTCTCATTTCCAACGCAGGAAAATAGTATTTCAAAAGACATTTCCAAAGTATGTCCACAAGAAAATATGGAAGGTTGACGAATGTTTTTGGTTTAGTTTTCTAAAAGCAAGGAACATTCAATTCATTAAGATGTGAATTTGCAAGTTTTTCTTTAAGATGGATGAAATGTTCTACTTTAAAATGTGTTCGTCGTGTCCATACTTATATGGTGAATGATGTACCGAAGCCAAAATTTAACTTTAAAGCAGGTCAAAGTTAGtcttaaaagaaaaaataaataatgataCACCTTCAAAAGATGATGGCAAAATAACTTCCGTGTCCAAACACTCCGTAAAATAAGCAGCTGAAACTCCAGGAACTTCCATTAGGTATCACATCTTCCTCAAGAGAAGAAACAGCTTTCTGTTACTAAATTGATACATCTTCAGCAGATCACCTCTCAACATCAACTGGAGTCCTCCAAATGAAATATATACCACCCTGTCAAAAACGAACATCAGACGACAAATCATTGCAGTTCGGAGAATACGAATCAGGTATAAACTTTCTTTGAAGAAATGTGCAGATGCGCCCTACACTTCAGTATTGCAGCCTTTGGCTTCTGAAACCTTGTACAGCACCCCGTGCATCACAAACTCAAATTCATCAGCAATAGATTTTTGCTTTCCCTGTGATTGGAGAATATTAAGCAAAATATTTAAGACTTGATAAGTTAAACATGTGAGTATGAATAATAGAAAAGCTTCACTCCAAAATCGATCGTGTTTCCTAATGGTTATTGAGCATGTCCGTTTATTGTATCCAATAAAAAAGGAAATTTGAAATCagatgaaaacaaaaaaaaaggtGTAACGCTATTATCCCACACTGATTCATGTGAGAGTTCGAGACAGTTTAGCATCGATTTTTCTACAGCATAGGTTAATAAATTATACAAAGCAATCAGGATTGGCATAATAATTGTCGATGGAGCCAATTGTGCCAGGAAAAATTGTTGTATGGATGGAAGCCACTAATTTAATCCGTATGAACTATCTCGAAAATCATGCCACATATATATTGAATCTACACGATGTCTCGTATGGTAAGAGAAGTAAATGTAATACTCTTGTGTTCATATTGGTTGGTGGGATGAACGATCACactaaatataaaattaagaTAGCTAATTATATCAATCATTTTCAGCAAGCAAAAATAGATGGAAATGCTACTAGCAAAGCCTATTGTGAACAATAGTTTGCAAGCACTATGGATCTGTGGTGAAATTGAAGGAGATAGCCAAAGAATCTGTGTTGCTACACCCATCTCGTTCATAATAATTAACAACAAACGGTAAGAACTCTATGATAACACCTTCCACTATCAGGGTCCTATAGGAGGTATCAATCTAAAAAAGGTGTAGCAGAACATGCGCACGTAGAAAAAGTAATCATCTACTAATAACACGGGTTCTACAAGATAAACTAAATAACCATTGCAAACTCAGAAAACTTTAAACCATCATGTCTTACCCAACAATAAACCACCACGGAAGTAAAAGAAAAATGCTGGCAGCAAAGATGAAAtcgtaaagaaatttttttttttgagaattaATTCAACTGTATATTTCCTAATACGCACACGGTCTCAAATAAACCAAACTAATCATGCAAGGCCAACTGTAGACTAACTCTAAACAGATATAGAACTAACAACAGAAGAAAGGACAACAAAAGAAGTGAAATCATGATTTGGCCAAGTGAAATCATTTAGCCAATAGAGTAAGGTCACTGCATTCCCGAATAACCGGTGGGTCTCGAATAACACATCCTATCCAAAAGAAAAATTTCCCAGTCCTAATCTCTGAGCAAATTAACGTTTCCcttaaaatttcaaatcatcACTTCACATAAGCACACTTCAGAGAAATTGCACAACTAAAACGTCCCCACCCAACTCAGCCCTTCCCGCATCAAGAAAACAATCAACTTCCATTATCATGAATTGAACCTAATCCAGAAACTCATGTAGGGACGAAAAAGAGTAGAACCTGAGGAAAGTAGCCAGACACATCTGAACCATCCAAATGTAGAGAGTTAGATATCACCATTCTATATTTCTCGCCAGGGAGCATGGAATAGAGTGCCGTGTGCACGTCTAGTTCCAAATAAAACTCCCCGTTTTCGCTCTTTGCCACAATCCGATAAACTGCAGCATCATTCAAGATTCACATGTTGAAAACTCAAGAAACAAACATCAAGTCTGAGGCTTTAACTTTTATACTGTACAGAAACTAAATCCCTCCAAAGAAACAAGAGCAAAGGGGAAGAATCTATTACTGATTTTTTTAGCGTAAAGGAGATTTCTTTACACGAACTACATATAAAGGAACATCAAGATCATAATTTTTTCGTTTACCTCTCTTGTTTTGTTTGTCTTCGATTCTGAGAACTTCGATAGTCTCATCAAAGTGAATTTCAGCCATAATCTTCCAAAATTGTCACCTGCAAAGCCACGAATTGAAAAAAATATGGTTAGAAAATGGGCTTCTTGTTTTAAAATTCCTAAATCCAAACATAAACGTGTGTTTATTAGTCCTGTGCTCGCACAAAAAATTTCTCCTGGGCCAAATATTCGAATATCAATTGTTTTAAATctgataaattatattaatatgAACAATTATTACACTTGTTTGgatattaaaatatcatattaataTAGTATTTGAAATAGTTAtactaaaatatcatatattaatatcatattttcaatattttgtacAGATTTTCATCCGAAAAAAGACGTGTGTCATTAAGATTAATATTTGTTAGACATGTTTGGACactcaaaaattatatattagtaCCAGATTTGAAACACTTGATattcaaatataatatattagtagcatatttcaatattttgtATCGATTTTCATTCGAAAAAAGACACATAATTAATATAagtattaattatatatgtttgggtactcaaaaatcatatattaatatcagatCTGAAACTTTGAGTACTCAAATGTCATATAATAATAcaatattttcaatatttttaccAATTTTATGCCGACACATTTTTTTTAGAtcgatatataatttttctAACCCAGACTGACGACAAATAAAAGTCTGATGACAATTTATTGAtaatttatcttttgaaaatttgTCATTCCATGAGTAAATTACTCTAAAATCCCCGAGCTCAAtgttagcaaaaaaaaaaaaaaaaaaaactcaacgTCAGCAATTTTTTGTTCACACACCCTTACGTATAGGGGTGGGCAACGGTCGGCTCGGTCCGATTTTACTCTATAATGGTTTGGTTtctcggttttcggttttgaatatctttagtccaaaaccgaaccattttattacggttcgATTCGGTTTTTTTATAGTTCGGTTCAGTTTATACGGCCGGTTATATACGATTAGCTAAAATTTGTTACGAAATAAAATTATACGTCACTTTATGcctttaaaatctaaatcatagtatttttcaaacatttaatttgtgagacttaattttttatataaaaaaattaaaaaatatatacagaaaagaaaagaaaacatcGACTGGTGAGTGGtgagaaagaagaaaaaacgATCAGATTGAAAATTGAGAGTTAATGATACtaagtttttaaattttaataggctcattatacataaaaagtcttatactaaataataatatgatccattatacataaaaaccttatacttaacaataatatggccggttcggtttttcggttttttcggggaTTAAaatcgaaaaccgaaccgaaaaaccgaatttcataaaatttaaaaccataaccgaccgaaaaaccgaaccatttaaaccgaattattcggttcggtcggtttttttcggtttttcgggttttatgCCCACCCCTACTTACGTACATCAACAATCTTTGTTCAGTCCCTACAATAAAAATTGACTAATTTGCCCTCAGTAGTTGCACATTCCAAGCTTTTTCCCCACGATTTTGAGTGACTGTAGTCAActcatcaattaattaaattctctATATTCTCTCTAGTGTTTAAATTCTTGAGAGAAATCCCACATTCCAGAAAAACAATTCACTCTTTTACTTGAAAGATGTACTATAAGGCTttgatttatataattatttatacaGACTCATTTTGACTTATGACTTGTATATTGCCTAATTGAAACTCCAAGCACATTCGATTGTAGGCCGCAACCTCACAATCTGCATAATTTTTAACGCCTCTTATgccaagactacaaacacaatcttTAATATCTTTTTatgaagactcactcaactaaactttgaatttcaacttttatatatatatgtttgtgtgtgtgtgtgtgtatgtgtgtgtgtcatgatttAATATATTACAGTGTATTTATTTCTCAAATGTTGCATCACACACAAGGGAAAAGCTCTCACTAAGCTAATGTATCTACTAAGACTTCCCTTATCGGGCTTGCTATCTTTCTAGCTAATGTTCTTCATATAGATTGCTCATACATTGAACCATATTCAAAAAGcttgtatttgattttgaatatattgTATTTATAACT
It encodes:
- the LOC140841409 gene encoding BTB/POZ domain-containing protein At5g17580-like gives rise to the protein MAARQAIECHTRRPKARASSEVQFHIGGSVFTLDKELLAPKSEKLAKILKESTHENPSLLLRDIPADPDSLEIVERFCLGYEINLKTENVVRVACVAHYLGMTENHCPNNLLNKTFVFFEQEIVTSWNKSVQALKTAENVLQEALQLGLVDYCVESVVSKVLEDPCLLGEPIKNSVSDDDSDENGNGLRQASVRRKLFDHDRKSGDLTILSLRLYEYIICTMLRRKVPQEYVAANLREYAKKWLFYKRGDDALVYAENSQREIVEVLEGLLPHQKGVLPCTFLFEMLHFAMALGAKTECKNGLEIRIGKQLDHASVKDLLITCQGYSKDEGYDTECVTRILKNFYSNYKGPDDSGLISVAELIDEFLAEISADIDLKTTTFMAFADMSVAASSGTPRTSDGIYRAIDIYLDKHRYLTESEKEELCTFLDCNKMTREACEHAAQNNKLPTRVVVQVLFIGQLKLRDEIAKEVKLHGGGLLKVAEAEEQGEEDVVTEIEEIGNKVLALEKECSAMRREISCKNAKSPRKNIWKEMKRKLGCATTSIHECNCHVKKKKKVHPK
- the LOC140841410 gene encoding DNA-directed RNA polymerases II, IV and V subunit 8B-like produces the protein MAEIHFDETIEVLRIEDKQNKRVYRIVAKSENGEFYLELDVHTALYSMLPGEKYRMVISNSLHLDGSDVSGYFPQGKQKSIADEFEFVMHGVLYKVSEAKGCNTEVVVYISFGGLQLMLRGDLLKMYQFSNRKLFLLLRKM